From bacterium, the proteins below share one genomic window:
- a CDS encoding Fe-S-containing hydro-lyase produces the protein MSDGMIELTTPLTEKTARGLKAGDRVRLSGIVYTGRDAAHARLIELLEKGEKLPFPPEGAVIYYVGPAPAKPPRPIGSAGPTTSYRMDSYTPPLLKAGVRGMIGKGLRGENVVEAMKKHGAVYFAAIGGAAALISKSILSAEVIAYEDLGPEAIRRLEVKDFPLVVAQDSHGRSAYEDGKRKYRSIETV, from the coding sequence ATGAGCGACGGCATGATCGAGCTGACGACCCCGCTGACCGAAAAAACGGCCCGCGGCCTTAAGGCCGGCGACCGGGTCCGGCTCTCCGGAATCGTTTACACCGGTCGGGACGCCGCCCACGCCCGTCTGATCGAGCTATTGGAGAAGGGGGAGAAGCTGCCCTTCCCGCCCGAGGGCGCCGTCATCTACTACGTGGGGCCCGCTCCGGCCAAGCCGCCGCGCCCCATCGGCTCCGCCGGCCCGACCACCTCCTACCGGATGGATTCCTACACCCCGCCGCTGTTGAAGGCCGGGGTGCGGGGGATGATCGGCAAGGGGCTGCGGGGGGAGAACGTTGTCGAGGCGATGAAAAAGCACGGAGCCGTTTACTTCGCCGCCATCGGCGGGGCCGCCGCGCTCATCTCCAAGTCCATCCTCTCCGCCGAGGTCATCGCTTACGAGGACCTCGGCCCCGAGGCCATCCGCCGTCTCGAGGTCAAGGACTTCCCCCTGGTCGTGGCCCAGGATTCCCACGGGCGCAGCGCCTACGAGGACGGCAAGCGGAAGTACCGCTCCATCGAGACGGTTTGA
- a CDS encoding SAM-dependent methyltransferase, with protein MANFTETFTLFHGALRLRQPGAGPRTSVDAVLLADFLAPGDGPLAELGLGNGAASLAALYLGKSPAAWGIEIQRELASLAELNARMGGFPLTVQTGDLRRRQELGEPGRFDRVIANPPYRAHSDGRRSPDATRDAARREVYSGLGDFLDAARLLLADGGALTLIYTARRLAELVAELRSRRLEPKRMRLVHPGPDRPARLVLLEATKGGGVDLDVLSPLLTHGADGEYTDEMAEILAGRTARP; from the coding sequence ATGGCGAACTTCACCGAGACATTCACACTCTTCCACGGGGCTCTCAGGCTCCGCCAGCCGGGCGCCGGTCCGCGGACCAGCGTGGACGCCGTTCTTCTGGCGGATTTCCTCGCTCCCGGCGACGGGCCCCTCGCCGAGCTCGGTCTGGGCAACGGGGCTGCGTCTCTGGCCGCCCTGTACCTGGGGAAATCCCCCGCGGCCTGGGGGATTGAAATCCAGCGCGAACTGGCCAGCCTCGCCGAGCTGAACGCGCGGATGGGTGGTTTTCCGCTCACGGTTCAAACGGGCGACCTGCGCCGCCGGCAGGAACTTGGCGAACCGGGCCGCTTCGACCGCGTCATCGCCAACCCGCCCTACCGCGCCCACTCCGACGGCCGACGGAGCCCGGATGCGACCCGGGATGCCGCCCGCCGGGAGGTTTACTCTGGCCTGGGCGACTTCTTGGACGCGGCGCGACTGCTCCTCGCCGACGGTGGCGCGCTTACGCTGATTTACACGGCCCGACGGCTGGCCGAGCTCGTGGCGGAGCTACGGTCGAGGCGGCTGGAACCGAAGCGGATGCGCCTGGTCCACCCCGGGCCGGACCGACCGGCGCGGCTCGTCCTCCTGGAAGCGACGAAGGGGGGCGGAGTAGATCTGGACGTCCTTTCACCCCTTCTCACCCACGGGGCCGACGGTGAGTACACCGATGAGATGGCTGAAATACTTGCCGGGCGTACTGCTCGCCCTTAG
- a CDS encoding HTH domain-containing protein: MEKLMAAYSFLDLAEDVLKVSSKPLTFQEIWQIGKDKGLVNKIKTTGKTPWQSLGAQLYVDVRDNKDSLFIKVGKRPARFFLNNRAADLNQDIVKDIENEETKKKEKNTEYSERDLHPLLTYFVYANTTFNRGRSILTKTINHEKSKRSGYNSWIYPDIVGFYLPIEDWLPEVIEFNRMSDNNSIRLFSFELKKSLTKVNYRESYFQAVSNSSWAHEGYLVAADILQDDDFLSELERLSSSFGIGIIHLDLKDIDSSSILYPARSRDFLDWETINKLCEQNTDFKKFLKDVKIDFESKRLHGNEFDDVIKDPYKHIKYKLKIEQDT; this comes from the coding sequence TTGGAGAAACTGATGGCCGCTTACTCTTTTCTTGATCTGGCTGAAGATGTATTAAAAGTATCTTCGAAACCTCTGACCTTCCAAGAAATTTGGCAGATTGGGAAGGATAAAGGTCTCGTCAATAAAATCAAGACGACCGGTAAAACACCATGGCAGAGCCTTGGCGCGCAACTATACGTAGACGTACGAGATAATAAAGACTCTCTTTTCATCAAGGTGGGCAAACGACCAGCACGGTTTTTTTTGAATAATAGAGCCGCCGATCTCAACCAGGATATCGTTAAGGATATTGAAAATGAAGAGACAAAGAAGAAGGAGAAAAACACCGAATATTCAGAGCGCGATCTCCATCCACTTTTAACTTACTTCGTGTACGCTAACACAACTTTCAACCGTGGTCGATCAATCTTGACCAAGACTATAAATCACGAGAAATCAAAGCGTTCTGGATATAATAGCTGGATATACCCCGATATAGTAGGTTTTTACTTGCCAATCGAGGACTGGCTGCCGGAAGTAATTGAGTTCAATCGGATGTCAGACAATAATTCCATTCGCTTATTCTCTTTTGAGTTGAAAAAGAGCCTTACAAAAGTAAATTACAGGGAATCATACTTTCAAGCTGTTTCTAACTCATCTTGGGCACACGAAGGGTATCTTGTTGCGGCAGATATACTACAAGACGACGACTTTCTTTCCGAATTGGAGCGTCTTTCATCTTCATTTGGAATTGGTATCATCCACCTTGATCTGAAAGATATTGACAGTTCTAGCATTCTTTATCCTGCCCGCAGCAGAGATTTTCTAGATTGGGAAACAATAAACAAATTGTGCGAGCAAAACACGGATTTTAAAAAGTTCCTTAAGGATGTTAAAATTGATTTTGAATCCAAGCGATTACATGGGAATGAATTCGACGATGTAATAAAGGACCCATATAAGCACATTAAGTATAAACTCAAGATCGAGCAAGATACTTGA